From a region of the Solanum stenotomum isolate F172 chromosome 2, ASM1918654v1, whole genome shotgun sequence genome:
- the LOC125857253 gene encoding uncharacterized protein LOC125857253 translates to MALEWVILGYAAAAEAVMVILLTLPGTYPLRKGLISVTRNLLKPFLSVVPFSLFLLLDIYWKYETRPRCKSAESCTPTELMRHQKSIVKSQRNALLIASALMFYWLLYSVTRLVTRVELLNQRVEKLKNQE, encoded by the coding sequence ATGGCATTAGAATGGGTAATTCTAGGTTACGCTGCAGCAGCAGAAGCAGTTATGGTAATACTTTTGACTCTTCCGGGTACATACCCGTTACGTAAAGGTTTAATATCCGTAACCCGAAATCTCCTCAAACCGTTTCTTTCTGTAGTTCCGTTCAGTTTATTCTTGTTGTTGGATATTTATTGGAAGTACGAGACTCGGCCGAGGTGTAAATCGGCCGAGTCTTGTACTCCCACGGAACTGATGCGGCATCAGAAATCGATTGTGAAGAGTCAGCGTAACGCGCTGTTGATTGCGTCCGCGTTGATGTTTTATTGGTTGCTTTATTCTGTGACTAGGTTGGTTACTCGAGTTGAACTATTGAATCAACGGgttgaaaaattgaagaatcaggaataa
- the LOC125857188 gene encoding xanthotoxin 5-hydroxylase CYP82C4-like, whose product MEFDLLLLLLSPMEAIAALLTLAFLFYFILSTKKTSKLPLPPEIAGGWPVIGHLFYFNNDGDNRPLARKLSDLADKYGPVFTFRVGLHRVLVISSYDAVKECYTKNDAVFANRPACLYGEYIGYNNAILFLANYGSYWRNIRKLIIQEVLSNSRLEKLKYMKIEKIRNYIKNLHSRIQNSEEKSVINLTDWLEKMNFGLIVKMIAGKNYESGGDGDEEVERFRESFKKFLVLSMEFVLWDAFPIRLFKWIDFQGHVKLMKKTFKDIDSISQRWLDEHVKRRSTEVNGDGNYERDFIDVMLSKMSDERLHEGHSRDTTIKATVFSMIMDAADTVPHHINWGMTLLINNQHVLKKAQEEIDTKVGKARWIDDNDIKNLVYLQAIVKEMLRLYPPSPLLVPHENTKECVVSGYHIPKGTRLYANVMKLQLDPKVWPNPEQFNPDRFLTTDINFRGQDYEFIPFGSGRRSCPGISYALQMEHLTIGHLIQGFDYRTPSNEPLDMKEGLGMTMPKVNPVEVIITPRLASELYKI is encoded by the exons ATGGaatttgatcttcttcttcttcttctttctcccatGGAAGCCATTGCAGCACTGTTAACACTCGCATTCCTCTTCTACTTCATCTTATCgacaaaaaaaacttcaaaactACCATTACCACCGGAAATTGCTGGAGGATGGCCGGTAATCGGTCATCTTTTCTACTTCAACAACGACGGCGACAATCGTCCGTTAGCTCGAAAACTCTCCGATTTAGCCGATAAATACGGCCCTGTTTTCACATTCCGGGTCGGACTTCACCGCGTGTTAGTAATCAGCAGTTACGACGCCGTAAAAGAGTGTTACACCAAAAACGACGCCGTATTCGCGAATCGTCCAGCTTGTCTCTACGGCGAATACATTGGGTACAATAACGCCATACTTTTTCTAGCTAATTACGGATCTTACTGGCGaaacataagaaaattaatCATTCAGGAAGTTCTATCCAACTCTCGTCtcgaaaaattgaaatatatgaaGATCGAGAAAATTCGAAACTACATCAAAAATCTCCATTCTCGAATTCAAAATAGTGAAGAGAAATCAGTGATAAACTTAACCGATTGGTTAGAGAAAATGAATTTTGGGCTAATTGTGAAAATGATAGCAGGGAAGAATTATGAATCTGGAGGCGATGGAGATGAAGAAGTGGAGAGATTTAGGGAATCTTTTAAGAAATTTCTGGTTCTGTCAATGGAGTTTGTGTTGTGGGATGCGTTTCCAATTCGGTTATTCAAATGGATAGATTTTCAAGGTCATGtgaagttgatgaagaagacGTTTAAGGATATCGATTCGATTTCTCAGAGATGGTTGGACGAGCATGTGAAGAGGAGGAGTACGGAGGTTAATGGAGATGGAAATTATGAAAGAGATTTCATTGACGTGATGCTTTCAAAGATGAGTGATGAACGTCTCCATGAAGGTCATTCTCGTGATACCACTATCAAAGCAACAGTTTTT AGTATGATCATGGATGCAGCAGACACAGTTCCTCATCACATAAACTGGGGAATGACATTGTTGATAAACAATCAACATGTCTTGAAGAAAGCTCAAGAAGAGATCGACACAAAAGTTGGTAAGGCTAGATGGATAGACGACAATGACATCAAGAATTTAGTGTACCTTCAAGCCATCGTTAAGGAGATGTTACGTTTATATCCACCGAGCCCTTTGTTAGTACCACATGAAAACACAAAGGAATGTGTTGTTAGCGGGTACCACATACCTAAAGGTACTAGACTATATGCGAACGTCATGAAACTACAACTAGATCCTAAAGTATGGCCAAATCCTGAACAATTCAATCCAGATCGATTCCTCACTACTGATATTAATTTTCGTGGTCAAGATTATGAGTTCATTCCATTTGGCTCTGGAAGACGATCTTGTCCTGGAATAAGCTATGCATTACAAATGGAACACCTAACGATAGGTCATTTGATCCAAGGTTTCGATTATCGAACTCCGTCGAATGAGCCTTTGGATATGAAAGAGGGACTCGGCATGACTATGCCTAAGGTGAATCCTGTAGAAGTGATAATAACACCTCGCCTTGCGTCCGagctttataaaatttaa
- the LOC125857193 gene encoding glucan endo-1,3-beta-glucosidase 3-like — protein MKSSMDLLVLLLLIPHLLAFAFSANEEAFVGVNIGTDVSDMPSPAQVVALLKAQQIRHVRLFDADQAMLLALAHTEIRVTVSVPNDQLLGIGQSNSTAANWVSRNILSHVPATNITAIAIGSEVLTTLPNAAPLLVSAMKFIHSALVAANLDSKIKVSTPHSSFIILDSFPPSQAFFNRSLDPVMVPLLKFLQDTGSYFMLNAYPYYDYVKSNGVIALDYALFRPLPPNKEAVDSNTLLHYTNVFDAVVDAAYFSMSYLNFTNIPVVVTESGWPSKGDSTEPDASLDNANTYNSNLIRHVLNNTGTPKHPGIAVSTYIYELYNEDLRPGSISEKNWGLFDSNGVPVYIMHLTGSGTVLANDTTNQTYCVAKENADKKMVQAALDWACGPGKVDCTPLLQENPCYDPNTVFAHASYAFDAYYHKMGMADGTCNFNGVAKVTTTDPSHSSCIYPGSGGRNGTFTNSSSVAPSSDSASGCHSQYSHDVHTFLSSLIVGLLTLSTAASL, from the exons ATGAAGAGCTCAATGGATCTTCTTGTTCTACTTCTTCTTATTCCACATTTACTAGCTTTTGCCTTTTCTGCTAATGAAG AGGCGTTCGTTGGTGTAAACATTGGAACTGATGTCTCTGACATGCCCAGTCCAGCTCAGGTGGTGGCTCTCCTCAAAGCACAGCAGATTCGGCATGTCAGGCTATTTGATGCTGACCAAGCTATGCTACTTGCACTTGCTCATACTGAAATCCGCGTCACTGTTTCTGTACCAAATGATCAGCTCTTAGGAATTGGTCAGTCGAATTCCACTGCTGCCAATTGGGTTTCCCGGAATATCCTCTCTCATGTTCCTGCCACCAACATCACAGCCATCGCCATTGGTTCTGAAGTCCTTACCACACTTCCTAATGCTGCTCCTCTCTTGGTCTCTGCCATGAAATTTATTCACTCTGCCCTTGTTGCTGCTAATCTAGACTCTAAGATAAAAGTCTCCACCCCTCATTCATCTTTTATCATCCTCGACTCATTTCCACCCTCACAAGCTTTCTTCAATCGATCGTTAGATCCTGTCATGGTTCCGTTGCTCAAATTTTTGCAGGACACCGGTTCCTATTTCATGCTCAACGCATATCCATACTATGATTACGTGAAATCCAATGGTGTGATCGCGTTGGACTATGCTCTCTTTCGCCCCCTCCCACCTAACAAGGAGGCTGTTGATTCTAACACACTCCTCCACTATACTAATGTATTTGATGCTGTTGTTGATGCAGCATATTTTTCTATGTCCTACTTGAACTTCACTAACATTCCCGTTGTGGTAACGGAGTCAGGTTGGCCATCTAAGGGTGACTCCACTGAGCCGGATGCTTCTCTTGACAATGCTAATACTTATAATAGTAACTTGATTAGGCATGTTCTTAACAACACCGGGACGCCCAAGCATCCTGGGATTGCAGTTAGTACGTACATTTATGAGCTTTACAACGAAGATCTCAGACCTGGTTCTATATCTGAGAAGAACTGGGGGCTTTTTGATTCCAATGGAGTGCCAGTTTATATCATGCACTTGACAGGATCTGGAACGGTGTTGGCCAATGACACAACAAACCAAACCTATTGTGTTGCAAAGGAAAACGCGGATAAAAAAATGGTGCAAGCTGCACTGGATTGGGCTTGTGGACCAGGGAAAGTTGACTGTACTCCTTTGTTGCAAGAAAATCCTTGCTATGACCCAAATACTGTGTTTGCTCATGCATCATATGCTTTTGATGCGTATTATCACAAGATGGGCATGGCCGACGGAACTTGCAACTTCAATGGGGTTGCTAAAGTCACAACCACTGATCCTA GTCATagttcttgtatatatcctggAAG TGGAGGGAGAAATGGCACCTTCACGAATAGCTCCTCGGTTGCTCCATCATCAGACTCAGCATCTGGCTGTCATTCACAATATTCTCACGACGTTCATACTTTCTTGAGCTCTCTAATTGTTGGCTTGTTGACACTCTCGACTGCAGCTTCCTTGTAG